Proteins encoded within one genomic window of Aspergillus nidulans FGSC A4 chromosome VII:
- a CDS encoding aegerolysin family protein (transcript_id=CADANIAT00008181) — translation MTIPAEGLGEVCATGRRGSEGWLDLFDGDKKICELHWDNRAERRWNDFEVLEPDEGYRVECSGWSSERGPLGHVFVDVSEARKEELRREKELGGLRVFEGPGVGEKSVDVDVAEEVPVLGGLGGIGGNITMGGFIS, via the exons ATGACCATTCCCGCCGAAGGCCTCGGCGAGGTTTGCGCCACCGGTCGCCGCGGCAGTGAAGGCTGGCTTGATCTGTTTGACGGCGACAAGAAGATATGCGAACTACACTGGGATAACCGTGCCGAGCGGCGCTGGAATGACTTTGAAGTGCTGGAGCCGGATGAGGGCTATCGAGTTGAGTGTTCGGGGTGGAGTAGCGAGAGGGGTCCGCTTGGCCATGTCTTTGTGGATGTGAGTGAAGCACGGAAGGAGGAATTGCGCagggagaaggagcttgGCGGGCTGAGGGTCTTTGAGGGCCCTGGGGTCGGCGAGAAGAGTGTGGACGTGGATgtggcggaggaggttcctGTGTTGGGGGGGTTGGGGGGGATCGGTGGGAA TATCACGATGGGTGGTTTTATATCATAG
- the chs3 gene encoding putative chitin synthase activator (Chs3) (transcript_id=CADANIAT00008182), with protein sequence MASPVASTYPHPHPLPSPPPVYHPSSPPHSPSHREPQSTPRNPNYPPTSPVARKPLPEAPRAQVAQGTQRPPVPSVSVNGQIEQSETQSPTARNVHDNSFTSHVPNTAFSNLTLEDNPAKNGGYPPRKESVGVIPLSGNMAYRHTPASSISSFAVEPQPHDEPHIPGKDSGSSFDRDVPSGSQNTSSRGSLDSMAHASENIEPLHYHHRPYLTSQPAVRSTPALGLAENTPGTNTHLTAKRPARPRSAYSFASDNASPQASPYLKPRTSSRNSSSPDVRPLSFVDLLNTPYPQPGPAPVHLGNSHLRSSVGNNASLLSHKQTFDMYLANVKKTDDPAVQYEFAVFMVNAMLEMPDDVLEGGKPSISVEKGKTSNDITRSHLLKEAKSILQGLANRSYPFAQYYLADGYASGLFSKGKEDYDRAFPLFVAASKHGHVEACYRTALCYEFGWGTRVEASRAQQFYRQAASKNHPGAMLRMAKACLAGDMGLGKRYREGIKWLKRAAESSDAQYNSAPYELGLLHETGYGDDVFVDPSYAAQLFTKSADLGHVEACYRLGDAYEHGKLNCPKDPALSIHFYTGAAQGGHPLAMMALCAWYLVGAEPVLEKDENEAYEWAKQAAELGLAKAQYAVGYFTEMGIGCRRDPLEANVWYVKAADQGDTRAVHRIAAIRAAADGVNPAQAAADANGKKRKNDGKKRFGIF encoded by the exons ATGGCGAGCCCTGTAGCCAGCAcctatcctcatcctcaccctcttcCGTCTCCTCCCCCCGTATACCATCCGTCTTCACCCCCGCATTCTCCGTCACATCGCGAGCCTCAGTCCACGCCGCGGAATCCAAACTACCCGCCGACGTCTCCAGTTGCGCGGAAACCGCTACCGGAAGCGCCGCGAGCGCAGGTTGCACAAGGAACCCAGCGCCCGCCGGTGCCCTCCGTCAGTGTAAACGGCCAGATCGAGCAGTCTGAAACGCAGAGCCCGACAGCTAGGAACGTACATGACAATTCCTTTACATCACACGTGCCGAATACCGCCTTTTCCAATCTGACGCTCGAAGACAACCCCGCAAAGAATGGAGGGTATCCCCCGCGAAAGGAGTCAGTCGGAGTCATTCCTTTGTCCGGGAACATGGCCTATCGACACACCCCTGCCAGCAGTATTTCATCATTTGCTGTAGAACCTCAGCCGCATGATGAGCCTCATATCCCTGGTAAGGATAGCGGGTCATCCTTCGATCGCGATGTCCCGTCCGGTAGCCAGAACACCTCTTCACGCGGCAGCCTAGACAGCATGGCGCATGCCTCTGAAAACATTGAGCCTTTGCACTATCATCATCGCCCGTACCTGACCTCCCAGCCAGCTGTTCGGTCCACTCCTGCCTTAGGGTTAGCGGAGAACACGCCAGGAACCAATACTCACCTCACTGCCAAACGGCCAGCGCGCCCACGCTCGGCATATTCTTTTGCGTCAGACAATGCGTCTCCCCAGGCATCACCTTACCTCAAACCTCGTACTTCATCTAGAAACTCCAGCTCTCCCGATGTTCGGCCGCTCTCCTTCGTTGATCTCCTTAACACTCCCTACCCTCAGCCAGGTCCCGCTCCGGTTCATCTGGGCaattctcatcttcgatcTTCTGTGGGAAACAATGCATCCTTGCTGAGTCATAAGCAGACCTTTGATATGTACCTGGCGAATGTGAAGAAGACGGATGATCCTGCCGTTCAGTATGAATTTGCCGTTTTCATGGTCAACGCCATGCTAGAAATGCCGGACGATGTATTGGAAGGCGGCAAGCCGTCAATCTCAGTTGAGAAAGGCAAAACTTCCAACGACATTACTCGCTCCCATCTCTTGAAAGAGGCCAAATCGATTTTGCAGGGACTAGCCAACCGCAGTTATCCTTTTGCTCAGTACTACCTAGCGGACGGCTATGCCTCGGGCTTATTCAGTAAAGGGAAAGAGGATTACGACCGCGCCTTCCCGCTTTTCGTAGCTGCAAGCAAGCATGGCCATGTCGAAGCATGCTACCGAACTGCTTTATGTTACGAATTTGGATGGGGAACTAGGGTTGAGGCTTCCAGAGCCCAACAGTTCTATCGTCAGGCGGCCTCGAAAAATCACCCAGGCGCTATGCTCCGAATGGCTAAGGCCTGTCTTGCAGGAGACATGGGATTGGGCAAGCGCTATCGAGAAGGTATCAAGTGGTTAAAGCGAGCGGCGGAATCATCCGATGCTCAATACAACTCGGCGCCTTACGAGCTTGGACTCCTTCACGAAACCGGTTACGGAGATGATGTCTTTGTCGATCCGTCTTATGCCGCTCAGCTCTTCACCAAGTCGGCTGATCTAGGTCATGTAGAGGCCTGCTACCGTCTTGGGGATGCTTATGAGCACGGAAAGCTGAATTGCCCAAAGGATCCCGCCCTAAGCATTCACTTTTACACTGGAGCTGCGCAAGGCGGTCATCCACTTGCAATGATGGCGCTGTGCGCTTGGTACTTGGTCGGTGCAGAGCCTGTGCTGGAAAAGGATGAGAACGAGGCGTACGAATGGGCCAagcaggctgctgagctcG GTCTTGCAAAAGCACAATATGCTGTAGGTTACTTCACGGAGATGGGTATTGGATGTCGACGTGATCCCTTGGAGGCCAACGTCTGGTACGTCAAAGCGGCCGACCAGGGAGATACCAGAGCGGTGCACCGGATCGCAGCAATTCGAGCTGCGGCGGACGGTGTCAACCCAGCGCAGGCCGCTGCGGATGCCAACGGGAAGAAGCGTAAAAATG ATGGCAAGAAAAGATTCGGTATTTTCTAA
- the chsF gene encoding chitin-UDP acetyl-glucosaminyl transferase chsD (transcript_id=CADANIAT00008183), giving the protein MSLPQRPGKTSPRREETSAFREPSRRRRRESDSLSNNDPTSPRHHRHHRSHSSRHQHDIDEERAEEGGIRRKRSLVKPERGRMDPSHPNYLYRQKTQNMPTYNPMTGNEPLIHEEGEAETNSTPSMDSKRKDALYGAHGNVNKPMERVPTRHRSKKRKGSRKISKREAAAEKRRRKAMEQVRPPSLWTTYCSVITFWAPDFVLKCFGMPQKAQRSAWREKIGLISIILMIAAFVGFLTFGFTATVCGTPPTRLKINEIGSGYMIFHGQAYDLTKSTHPAAAGIPDMTNVLYDLPHKYGGQDGSFFFQEVNGACKGLITRTENSDIPTNSNGDLAWYFPCHAFNQDGSSEPNTTVSYYNGWACHTSGSARKSFYSLKNSGDVYFTWEDTKNTSRKLAVYSGNVLDLNLLNWFDDTQVNYPTKFKDLRDNDDIRGVDLTYYFQTGEDKQIGKCLSQIIKVGSIDTDTVGCIASQVVLYVSLIFILSIVIVKFAFALLFQWFLAPRFAAQKTSMGAVDSKARNQQIEDWSNDIYRPGPRLADPVPGDRMSKRASFLPTTSRFSSPYTVSNGGKQKPQWVTMASQNSTTRLVPPASGTTPSIYRQSHNGLGNVSVDNSRLNPSASRTSLVQDSRYSTVIPDSEGIGSAGYVHELVVPQPPPDWQPYGFPLAHAMCLVTCYSEGEEGIRTTLDSIALTDYPNSHKSIVVICDGIIKGKGEEFSTPDIVLRMMRDPIIPPEEVEAFSYVAVATGSKRHNMAKVYAGFYDYGEHSIIPVEKQQRVPMMIIVKCGTPAEATAAKPGNRGKRDSQIILMSFLQKVMFDERMTELEYEMFNGLLHVTGIPPDFYEVVLMVDADTKVFPDSLTHMISAMVKDPEVMGLCGETKIANKTDSWVTMIQVFEYFVSHHQSKAFESVFGGVTCLPGCFSMYRIKAPKGGQNYWVPILANPDIVEHYSENVVDTLHKKNLLLLGEDRYLSTLMLRTFPKRKQIFVPQAVCKTVVPDKFMVLLSQRRRWINSTVHNLMELVLVRDLCGTFCFSMQFVIFVELVGTVVLPAAISFTIYVVVSSIIKQPVQIIPLVLLALILGLPGVLVVVTAHRLVYVLWMLVYLISLPIWNFVLPTYAYWKFDDFSWGDTRKTAGEKDKGHEDGEGEFDSSKITMKRWRDFEKDRRLRMQAGWQLPVGGHPPMPYEPYPEY; this is encoded by the exons ATGTCTTTGCCTCAGCGGCCGGGGAAGACTTCCCcgcgaagagaagagacGTCGGCCTTCCGAGAGCCTTCGCGCAGACGACGGCGCGAATCTGACAGTCTAAGTAACAATGACCCCACGAGTCCACGGCATCACAGACATCACCGTTCGCATAGTTCACGACACCAACATGATATAGACGAGGAGCGGGCTGAAGAGGGTGGGATAAGGCGAAAGAGGAGTTTGGTTAAGCCAGAAAGAGGTCGCATGGATCCGAGTCACCCAAATTACCTTTACCGCCAAAAAACCCAAAACATGCCCACGTACAATCCAATGACAGGTAACGAACCGCTGATAcatgaagagggagaagcggaGACAAACAGTACACCGAGTATGGATTCGAAGCGCAAAGATGCCCTGTACGGTGCGCATGGGAATGTCAACAAGCCCATGGAGCGGGTCCCGACAAGACACCgatcgaagaagaggaagggctcCAGAAAAATCTCCAAACgcgaggcggcggcggagaagagaaggcgGAAAGCCATGGAGCAGGTGCGACCTCCCAGCTTATGGACAACATACTGTTCAGTGATCACATTTTGGGCGCCCGACTTCGTCTTGAAGTGCTTTGGGATGCCGCAAAAAGCCCAACGAAGCGCGTGGCGGGAAAAGATCGGTCTCATCAGTATAATCCTGATGATCGCGGCATTTGTCGGTTTCCTCACGTTCGGTTTCACGGCTACTGTATGCGGAACTCCTCCCACGCGATTGAAAATCAATGAGATCGGCAGCGGCTACATGATATTCCACGGTCAAGCATATGATCTGACCAAGTCAACGCATCCTGCGGCCGCGGGTATACCGGACATGACCAATGTCCTTTATGACCTGCCGCACAAGTATGGAGGCCAAGATGGAAGCTTTTTCTTCCAGGAGGTAAACGGAGCTTGCAAGGGGTTAATCACGCGGACCGAGAATTCTGATATTCCCACTAATTCCAACGGTGACCTTGCCTGGTATTTCCCATGCCATGCTTTCAACCAGGATGGCTCATCCGAGCCCAACACGACGGTCTCTTATTACAATGGCTGGGCTTGCCATACATCTGGGTCAGCCCGTAAGTCTTTTTACAGCTTGAAAAACTCGGGTGATGTCTATTTCACCTGGGAAGATACAAAGAACACAAGTCGGAAACTTGCAGTCTACTCTGGGAATGTGCTTGATCTAAACCTTCTGAACTGGTTCGACGATACCCAGGTGAATTACCCAACGAAATTCAAGGACCTTCGTGATAATGATGATATACGCGGAGTTGATCTCACATATTACTTCCAAACCGGCGAGGACAAGCAAATCGGCAAATGTTTGTCTCAAATAATCAAGGTTGGGAGTATCGACACCGACACAGTGGGCTGCATCGCCTCCCAGGTTGTTTTGTATGTGTCTCTGATCTTCATCCTGTCTATCGTCATTGTCAAGTTTGCCTTTGCGCTTCTTTTTCAGTGGTTCCTTGCTCCAAGATTTGCGGCACAGAAGACTAGCATGGGCGCGGTCGACTCGAAGGCTCGGAATCAACAGATTGAGGATTGGTCAAATGACATCTACCGACCTGGTCCTCGTCTTGCGGACCCCGTTCCAGGTGATCGAATGAGCAAAAGGGCCAGTTTCCTGCCGACCACTTCGCGCTTCTCTAGCCCGTATACAGTGAGCAACGGTGGAAAGCAGAAACCCCAATGGGTAACCATGGCAAGCCAGAATTCTACCACTCGATTGGTTCCCCCTGCCAGCGGCACTACTCCGTCCATATACAGGCAGAGTCACAACGGTCTCGGCAACGTGAGTGTGGATAACTCACGGCTTAACCCATCTGCTAGCAGAACAAGCTTGGTTCAGGATTCACGTTATTCGACTGTTATACCGGACTCTGAGGGCATTGGGTCGGCCGGCTACGTGCATGAGCTTGTTGTCCCTCAACCACCCCCTGACTGGCAGCCCTATGGCTTTCCTCTGGCTCATGCAATGTGCTTGGTTACCTGCTACTCGGAGGGTGAAGAAGGTATTCGCACGACATTGGACTCTATTGCGTTAACGGACTACCCGAACAGCCATAAATCCATAGTCGTGATTTGTGACGGTATCATCAAGGGTAAAGGTGAAGAGTTTTCCACACCCGATATTGTTCTCCGCATGATGCGGGATCCTATCATCCCTCCGGAAGAAGTCGAGGCATTTTCGTATGTAGCTGTCGCTACCGGTTCCAAGCGCCATAACATGGCCAAGGTCTATGCCGGATTTTACGACTACGGAGAACACTCCATCATCCCtgtcgagaagcagcagcgcgTTCCGATGATGATCATTGTGAAATGTGGCACGCCGGCAGAAGCAACTGCTGCAAAGCCCGGTAacagaggaaagagagacaGCCAGATTATTCTCATGTCTTTCTTGCAGAAGGTCATGTTTGACGAGAGAATGACCGAGCTAGAGTATGAAATGTTCAACGGGCTCTTGCACGTAACTGGTATTCCGCCAGATTTCTATGAGGTTGTGCTCATGGTCGACGCGGATACCAAAGTTTTCCCGGACAGTTTGACGCATATGATCTCCGCAATGGTCAAGGACCCCGAGGTGATGGGCCTGTGTGGTGAGACAAAGATTGCAAACAAGACTGATAGCTGGGTGACCATGATCCAAGTCTTTGA GTACTTTGTTTCTCACCACCAGTCGAAAGCATTCGAATCGGTGTTCGGTGGTGTTACCTGTCTCCCAGGGTGTTTCTCAATGTATCGAATCAAAGCACCTAAGGGTGGCCAGAACTACTGGGTGCCGATTCTTGCGAACCCTGATATCGTCGAACATTACTCGGAAAACGTCGTGGACACCTTGCACAAGAAGAACTTGCTGCTTCTGGGTGAGGATCGTTATCTGTCCACTCTCATGCTTCGAACGTTCCCTAAGCGCAAGCAAATATTCGTTCCTCAAGCTGTTTGTAAGACAGTGGTGCCCGACAAGTTCATGGTGCTCTTATCCCAACGACGTCGCTGGATCAACAGTACAGTCCACAACCTCATGGAGCTGGTCTTGGTTCGAGACCTGTGCGGTACGTTCTGCTTCAGTATGCagttcgtcatcttcgttgAGCTGGTCGGAACTGTCGTACTCCCCGCCGCCATTTCTTTCACCATCTACGTCGTTGTTTCTTCAATCATCAAACAGCCTGTCCAAATCATCCCGCTGGTCTTGCTCGCCCTTATTCTTGGACTTCCTGGAGTCCTGGTCGTTGTGACGGCTCACCGACTTGTCTATGTCTTGTGGATGCTTGTATACCTCATTTCGCTGCCAATCTGGAACTTCGTCCTCCCTACGTACGCATACTGGAAATTCGACGACTTCAGTTGGGGCGATACTCGAAAGACCGCTGGTGAGAAGGACAAGGGCCacgaagacggcgagggAGAATTCGACAGCAGTAAGATCACGATGAAGAGATGGCGCGACTTTGAGAAAG ATCGTCGCTTAAGAATGCAAGCTGGGTGGCAGCTGCCGGTCGGTGGGCATCCGCCAATGCCATATGAACCGTATCCGGAATACTAG
- a CDS encoding WD40 repeat domain-containing protein (transcript_id=CADANIAT00008184), whose protein sequence is MAPDDDAHPAGAHAANLPEQRLERPVDGLDSIATSLQDPYSDEALSAFMSVPHYPEATSHRTSIPVSEIVNAVIEPGDFFRRQSTSSQRISGSQISPPMELYVSDSEMTDTLSEVGGVPLDEYHIEQMRLAEFASRFVHEAIAQNNHAAVSETTEEASATDSVMQYELHTSGQEPISFSTAEDDDDTRKFYLDYGDDDYETNSQSSSSGDGHSHVSNVDLDDFYRPPGYTYGSQMSGFDPASSHEDHTNFFSDAEDANTDPAADPHFAESVIHHGTTQERNYDIDQFISQWLYQSSTASIPMLSLSPQVFLQSTLSNIMRWQPPAKITRPSGYTGDFYDIQQIPWWERLRVRRADARRLRDQTYESYQNLPQYSQRRTGRRLPEEEFYFQGKSMYTAHKATIEHFQLRNLMSVPAYNTVHFAHESKLYSWVPAYDDLQCLIDLSVPNAESGFQGPVKISTMKTAVGVSIAGGFFGEYAVRAMGTETKGVEGYVTKDPNGITNHIDIIPSRTNRSPIGIFASNDRHVRTLDCETNTFLTDHELTHAVNCTSTSPDGRLRIVVGDSPDAWVVEAETGRPVYPLRGHKDFGFACAWSPDMMQVATSNQDKSAIIWDARTWRMLEKIESDVAGYRSLRFSPVGGGPRTLLLCEPADRIVIVNAQTYRSRQVHDFFGEVGGADYSPDGSTIWAANTDERFGGFMEYDRRQWGQQYGLQQSPNEWVKEADLDEDERCILSERERQSRHLWNLCDEGHEELLLC, encoded by the exons ATGGCGCCGGATGATGATGCGCATCCTGCGGGCGCCCATGCGGCCAACCTGCCAGAGCAGCGTTTAGAGCGGCCTGTGGATGGGTTGGATTCCATCGCGACCTCTCTTCAAGACCCCTATTCCGATGAGGCGCTCTCCGCTTTCATGTCGGTACCTCATTATCCGGAGGCAACCAGTCACAGGACGAGCATTCCAGTGTCCGAAATCGTTAATGCGGTTATTGAACCAGGAGACTTCTTTCGTCGCCAGAGCACGTCTAGCCAGAGAATTTCAGGATCCCAGATCTCTCCGCCAATGGAACTGTATGTGTCCGATTCGGAGATGACTGATACACTGTCGGAGGTGGGCGGCGTGCCTCTAGACGAATATCACATAGAACAAATGAGGCTGGCCGAGTTTGCCAGCCGGTTCGTCCATGAGGCGATTGCTCAGAACAACCACGCCGCAGTGTCAGAAACAACCGAAGAAGCCAGCGCAACGGATTCGGTGATGCAATACGAGCTTCATACGTCTGGGCAAGAGCCAATATCATTCTCAACGgcggaggacgacgatgacacGCGGAAGTTCTACCTGGACTATGGCGATGATGACTACGAGACCAATTCCCAGTCTTCCTCTAGCGGTGACGGCCACTCGCATGTTTCAAACGTCGATTTGGACGATTTTTATCGACCGCCGGGTTACACGTATGGCTCCCAAATGTCTGGATTCGACCCTGCTTCCAGCCATGAGGATCATACCAACTTCTTTTCCGACGCCGAGGACGCAAATACTGACCCAGCCGCGGACCCTCACTTTGCAGAGTCCGTCATACATCATGGAACCA CCCAAGAGAGAAACTATGATATTGACCAGTTTATTTCGCAATGGCTCTACCAATCGTCTACTGCGTCGATACCAATGCTGTCACTATCGCCGCAGGTATTTCTTCAGAGTACTTTATCCAACATCATGCGATGGCAGCCACCGGCGAAGATCACGCGGCCGAGCGGTTATACTGGAGACTTCTACGACATCCAACAGATCCCCTGGTGGGAGAGGTTGCGGGTGAGGCGAGCTGATGCGCGCCGGTTGCGAGACCAGACGTATGAATCGTACCAAAATCTTCCACAATACAGCCAGCGACGGACAGGGAGGAGGCTGCCTGAGGAAGAGTTTTATTTCCAGGGAAAATCGATGTACACGGCTCACAAAGCCACGATCGAACACTTCCAGCTCCGCAACCTGATGTCCGTTCCCGCGTACAACACTGTACACTTTGCGCACGAATCCAAGTTGTATTCGTGGGTTCCGGCATATGACGACTTGCAATGTCTGATCGACCTGTCCGTACCTAATGCTGAGTCCGGTTTTCAGGGCCCGGTCAAGATTTCGACCATGAAAACGGCTGTAGGTGTATCTATTGCCGGCGGCTTCTTCGGAGAATATGCCGTGCGGGCTATGGGGACTGAAACCAAGGGAGTGGAAGGATACGTTACAAAAGACCCCAACGGAATCACCAACCACATCGATATCATCCCAAGTCGCACGAATCGGTCGCCAATCGGGATTTTTGCTTCTAATGATCGCCATGTGCGGACACTAGATTGCGAAACTAACACCTTTCTTACTGATCATGAACTCACGCATGCGGTCAACTGTACATCTACTTCACCTGATGGTCGGCTCCGTATCGTTGTCGGCGACTCCCCCGATGCCTGGGTCGTTGAAGCGGAGACAGGCCGACCGGTTTACCCTCTGCGTGGACATAAGGATTTCGGCTTCGCCTGCGCCTGGTCCCCGGATATGATGCAGGTCGCCACTAGCAATCAAGACAAGTCAGCGATAATCTGGGATGCACGGACATGGCGcatgctggagaagatcgagTCCGACGTAGCGGGCTACCGGTCTCTACGATTCTCTCCAGTCGGCGGAGGTCCGCGCACCCTGCTGCTCTGCGAACCGGCAGACCGGATAGTGATTGTCAATGCACAAACATACCGATCGCGCCAGGTCCACGACTTCTTTGGTGAAGTTGGAGGAGCAGACTACTCGCCTGATGGAAGCACAATATGGGCAGCCAACACGGACGAGCGGTTTGGTGGGTTTATGGAGTACGATCGGCGGCAGTGGGGGCAGCAGTATGGCTTGCAGCAGTCACCGAATGAATGGGTCAAGGAGGCAGAtcttgacgaagatgagCGCTGTATACTCAGCGAACGAGAACGACAGTCGAGGCACTTGTGGAATTTATGCGACGAGGGGCACGAGGAGTTGCTGCTGTGCTAG